Proteins from one Pontibacter korlensis genomic window:
- a CDS encoding AraC family ligand binding domain-containing protein, which translates to MMKSNAIIPVYTEAESFAKNTFRDFYSASYQDSPDAGLRRIAPHRHTYYEIIWITEGSGTHIIDFQPYTFKGPCLFLQQPSHVHQIHKDGPTKGFVLKFNEFVFSVDASVDNLLLKYGIFDNINVQPVLHLSTSDVDLLDDLMQKMLLEYKVPTSLSEEIVASYLKIFLLQVYKLKDKEQVHYYPSDKWQQFRCRCYLSH; encoded by the coding sequence AGTCAAACGCAATTATTCCTGTCTACACTGAAGCAGAAAGCTTTGCAAAAAATACATTCCGCGACTTTTACAGCGCTTCTTACCAGGATTCACCTGATGCGGGACTCAGGCGTATTGCTCCACACCGCCACACATATTATGAGATTATCTGGATAACTGAAGGCAGTGGTACACATATTATAGACTTTCAGCCCTACACCTTTAAGGGTCCCTGCTTGTTTTTACAGCAGCCTAGCCATGTACACCAAATACATAAAGATGGGCCTACCAAAGGTTTTGTGTTGAAGTTTAATGAGTTTGTATTTTCCGTTGATGCGAGCGTTGATAACTTGTTACTCAAGTATGGAATTTTCGATAACATAAACGTGCAACCGGTGCTTCACCTAAGTACCTCAGATGTGGACTTGCTCGACGATCTGATGCAGAAAATGCTACTGGAGTACAAAGTGCCAACCAGCTTATCTGAAGAGATTGTTGCTTCATACTTGAAGATATTTCTGCTGCAGGTGTATAAGTTGAAAGATAAAGAACAGGTACACTACTACCCTTCAGATAAATGGCAGCAGTTTAGGTGTAGATGCTACCTATCGCATTAA
- a CDS encoding zinc-binding alcohol dehydrogenase family protein, producing MKAIGFKTSLPIDEANSYIEFEKEIPTAKGKDILVKVEAISVNPVDYKIRRNSLKDKQQDTPKVIGWDAMGTVEATGDKVTLFKKGDRVFYAGDLTREGSNQEYQLVDERIVGFAPKNLSIEQAAAMPLTSLTAYELFFDHFQLSKEKDAGKTILIIGGAGGVGSVAIQLAKKLLGLTVIATASRDVTIDWCKKMGADHVVNHSNLVSEVKNIGFEQVDYIVDFVDLNQYWEAIVELIKPLGKVGCISDPTEPVKLQQLKRKSVSFYWELMFTRSMYQTEDMIEQHHILNKIAQLLDDGILQPTLNTTLEGLTAENIKEAHRLLESSKTIGKVVVKY from the coding sequence ATGAAAGCAATTGGATTTAAAACGTCATTACCCATTGATGAAGCAAATAGTTATATTGAGTTTGAAAAAGAAATACCAACTGCCAAAGGGAAAGACATTTTGGTAAAAGTTGAAGCTATATCGGTCAACCCTGTAGATTATAAAATAAGGAGAAACAGCCTGAAAGACAAGCAACAGGATACTCCTAAGGTCATTGGTTGGGATGCCATGGGTACAGTAGAAGCTACCGGCGATAAAGTTACCCTTTTCAAGAAAGGTGACAGGGTATTTTATGCAGGAGACCTTACAAGAGAGGGATCTAACCAGGAGTATCAGTTAGTGGACGAACGCATTGTGGGATTTGCCCCGAAAAACTTAAGCATTGAACAAGCTGCCGCCATGCCGCTTACTTCCCTTACTGCCTACGAACTGTTCTTTGACCATTTTCAATTGAGTAAAGAAAAAGATGCAGGCAAAACTATTCTTATTATTGGCGGTGCAGGAGGTGTTGGATCAGTTGCCATCCAACTGGCTAAAAAGTTGTTGGGGTTAACCGTTATTGCCACCGCTTCAAGGGACGTTACCATCGATTGGTGCAAAAAAATGGGGGCAGATCATGTAGTCAACCACAGTAACCTTGTTAGTGAGGTAAAAAACATTGGCTTTGAACAGGTAGACTATATTGTAGACTTTGTAGACCTGAATCAATATTGGGAGGCCATAGTAGAACTCATCAAACCGCTGGGAAAGGTAGGTTGTATCAGCGACCCTACAGAACCTGTAAAATTGCAGCAGCTAAAAAGAAAGAGTGTAAGCTTTTATTGGGAGCTGATGTTTACACGTTCTATGTATCAAACAGAAGACATGATAGAGCAGCACCACATTCTAAATAAAATTGCACAACTGCTGGATGATGGCATCTTACAACCGACACTTAATACCACACTTGAAGGCTTGACCGCCGAAAATATAAAAGAAGCCCATCGTTTATTAGAAAGCAGCAAAACCATTGGAAAAGTTGTAGTGAAATATTAA
- a CDS encoding Sec-independent protein translocase subunit TatA/TatB, with product MGNGVKNLKAKIKHTSKLADQNTTLIKQFCLSDGATAKRNLLGYQSGFVSRSFVLLILKFTTMDSNSILLFVGGLGGTEVVLIIVALLLLFGAKRIPELAKGFGRGIREFKDASKEIKSDIENTVAGKEHPAQPEKRQEEVKQNAA from the coding sequence TTGGGCAACGGTGTAAAAAACCTTAAGGCGAAAATCAAACATACTTCAAAGTTAGCAGACCAAAATACAACATTGATTAAACAGTTCTGCCTTTCTGATGGAGCAACAGCAAAAAGAAATCTTCTGGGCTACCAATCCGGATTTGTCTCCCGCTCGTTTGTATTGCTCATTTTAAAATTTACAACTATGGATAGCAACAGCATTTTATTATTTGTGGGAGGCTTGGGAGGCACAGAAGTAGTCTTGATCATAGTAGCTCTTCTTTTACTTTTTGGCGCAAAGCGCATTCCAGAATTAGCAAAAGGGTTTGGACGTGGCATAAGAGAGTTTAAGGATGCCTCCAAGGAAATAAAAAGCGACATCGAAAACACGGTAGCAGGAAAAGAACATCCGGCGCAGCCTGAGAAAAGGCAGGAGGAGGTAAAGCAAAACGCAGCCTAA
- the tyrS gene encoding tyrosine--tRNA ligase codes for MEALKENVEIFLPENGLEQKLEQAERENRKLVIKLGFDPTAPDLHLGHAIVLKKLKQFQDLGHRIVIVIGSFTARIGDPTGKNKSRPPLTKEDVAANAQTYVNQLSKILDVDRCEIVYNSQWLDSLQLSEMIQLLSKVTVAQIMHRTDFSKRFQENTPIAMHELIYPIMQGFDSVKIQADIEMGGTDQLFNCTMGRQLQETEGMSSQIVMCMPLLRGTDGHEKMSKSLNNIIGLTDEPNEMFGKVMSIPDALLPDYLQLVADFSQAEKQEWQNRLAQGENPMALKKAIASNVVRQYHNEKVAAKATEFFEQRFQNKSFQEKNFTPVSLDDLGCDESEIAMIDLCKLLLPQESKANIRRLIEGGGVTVNDEKVAVALMKVELKTATKIRLGKRHYFELM; via the coding sequence ATGGAAGCATTAAAAGAGAATGTAGAGATTTTTCTGCCTGAAAATGGACTGGAGCAAAAGCTGGAACAGGCCGAGCGGGAAAACCGCAAACTAGTTATTAAACTGGGTTTTGACCCAACGGCACCCGACCTGCACCTGGGGCATGCTATTGTACTGAAGAAGCTGAAGCAGTTCCAGGACCTAGGACACCGTATAGTGATCGTTATCGGCAGCTTTACGGCCCGTATCGGAGACCCGACTGGCAAGAATAAGTCACGGCCGCCGCTCACTAAGGAAGATGTTGCAGCCAATGCGCAGACTTACGTGAACCAGCTGTCTAAAATACTTGATGTAGACCGTTGCGAGATCGTGTACAATTCGCAGTGGTTAGACAGTCTGCAGCTATCTGAAATGATACAGCTGCTTTCGAAGGTGACGGTAGCGCAGATTATGCACCGCACTGACTTTAGTAAGCGCTTTCAGGAGAACACGCCAATCGCTATGCACGAGCTCATTTACCCGATCATGCAGGGCTTTGACTCGGTTAAGATACAGGCTGATATAGAGATGGGCGGAACCGATCAGCTTTTCAACTGTACTATGGGGCGGCAGCTGCAGGAAACAGAAGGAATGTCTTCCCAGATCGTGATGTGCATGCCTTTGCTGCGCGGAACCGACGGCCACGAGAAGATGAGCAAATCGCTCAACAACATCATCGGGCTCACAGATGAGCCAAACGAGATGTTCGGCAAGGTTATGTCGATACCAGATGCTTTGCTGCCCGACTACCTGCAACTGGTGGCTGATTTTAGCCAGGCGGAAAAACAGGAGTGGCAAAACCGGCTGGCACAGGGCGAGAACCCGATGGCGCTGAAGAAAGCTATCGCCAGCAATGTAGTAAGGCAATACCATAATGAGAAGGTGGCTGCTAAGGCTACTGAGTTCTTTGAGCAGCGCTTCCAGAACAAGTCCTTTCAGGAGAAGAACTTTACGCCAGTTAGCCTAGATGATCTGGGTTGTGATGAAAGCGAGATAGCTATGATAGACCTGTGTAAATTATTGCTACCTCAGGAAAGCAAAGCTAATATCAGGAGGTTGATAGAAGGGGGAGGCGTAACCGTAAACGATGAGAAAGTAGCTGTTGCACTGATGAAGGTAGAGCTAAAAACTGCCACCAAAATAAGGTTGGGCAAGCGACATTATTTTGAGCTGATGTAA
- a CDS encoding YeiH family protein, which produces MDAENKAIETTRGGGFEAGEKPSFIRRPSTRQFIFLLLLLLCLTPLVGPPLALLLGFVMAQTIGHPFLKLNHKATHWLLQTSVVGLGFGMNAHSALQAGREGVLLTIASIAGTLALGALLGRWLHIERKTSQLISSGTAICGGSAIAAMSPVIRAGEQQISVALGVVFILNSIALFTFPVVGHWLDLTQTQFGLWCAIAIHDTSSVVGAASKYGAEALEIATTVKLARALWIIPVALGARLVSKSGAGKVKVPYFIGLFILAMLANTYLPAVQEYGRYAVGIAKTGLTLTLFLIGAGLSRQALRSVGVRPLLQGGVLWGVISLASLWAIIEISF; this is translated from the coding sequence ATGGACGCTGAGAATAAGGCAATAGAAACAACAAGGGGTGGAGGTTTTGAAGCAGGGGAGAAGCCTTCTTTTATCAGAAGACCTAGCACCCGCCAATTTATCTTCCTGTTACTTCTCTTGCTTTGCCTTACACCGCTGGTTGGTCCGCCACTGGCCCTTTTATTGGGGTTTGTAATGGCGCAAACAATTGGTCATCCCTTTCTGAAACTAAACCACAAGGCAACGCACTGGCTGCTGCAGACCTCTGTGGTAGGGCTGGGCTTCGGCATGAACGCGCATAGTGCACTTCAGGCTGGAAGGGAAGGAGTGCTGCTTACTATTGCCTCCATTGCAGGTACTTTGGCGCTGGGTGCGCTGTTGGGTCGCTGGCTACACATCGAGCGGAAAACTTCTCAGCTTATCTCCTCAGGTACGGCTATCTGTGGTGGTAGTGCTATCGCGGCCATGTCCCCGGTTATCCGTGCCGGAGAGCAGCAGATATCGGTAGCATTGGGTGTTGTGTTTATCCTCAATTCTATTGCTCTCTTTACTTTTCCGGTGGTGGGGCACTGGCTGGATCTTACGCAAACACAGTTTGGGCTGTGGTGTGCTATCGCCATACACGATACCAGCTCAGTGGTAGGAGCAGCCAGTAAATATGGAGCAGAAGCTCTTGAAATTGCCACCACCGTTAAACTCGCGCGGGCACTGTGGATCATACCGGTAGCGCTGGGTGCAAGACTGGTATCTAAGAGTGGCGCAGGAAAAGTTAAAGTTCCATATTTTATCGGGCTGTTTATTTTAGCGATGTTAGCCAATACCTACCTGCCAGCTGTACAGGAGTATGGTCGTTATGCAGTAGGCATCGCCAAGACGGGCCTAACACTCACACTCTTCCTGATTGGTGCTGGCTTGTCGCGCCAAGCGTTACGATCGGTAGGGGTAAGGCCTCTTTTACAGGGGGGAGTGTTGTGGGGGGTAATTTCGCTTGCCTCGCTGTGGGCCATTATAGAGATAAGCTTTTAG
- a CDS encoding LysR substrate-binding domain-containing protein: protein MFDFRLKVFYTVAQKLSFTKAAQALFISQPAVTKHIRELEQHLGVGLFRRNGNSISLTAAGQLLMQHAQKIAEAYALLENEMAQFSSTAGGHLRIGASTTLAQYVLPGILARFKTAHPSVDVSFITGNSEQIEQRLMQEKLDLGVVEGNSHHPQIMYEPFSRDEIVLVARTGSRQSRKAEIQPAELLEMPLVLREQGSGTRDVLLESLSEAGLHAKDLKAELMLESSESIKQYLLHADCAAFLSVHSVARELRQRELTVIDIKGLEIYRTFQFITLRGQSSSLAEQFRKFCLRHYNLR from the coding sequence ATGTTTGATTTTCGCCTTAAGGTTTTTTACACCGTTGCCCAAAAGCTTAGCTTCACAAAGGCTGCGCAGGCTCTCTTTATTAGCCAGCCTGCTGTTACCAAACACATTCGGGAACTGGAGCAGCACCTGGGGGTAGGGCTTTTCAGGCGCAATGGCAATAGCATATCACTTACAGCTGCAGGGCAGTTGCTGATGCAACACGCCCAGAAGATAGCCGAGGCGTATGCACTGCTGGAGAACGAAATGGCACAGTTCAGTAGTACGGCAGGCGGCCACCTGCGTATCGGGGCAAGCACAACGTTGGCGCAGTATGTACTGCCTGGTATCCTGGCACGGTTCAAAACTGCGCACCCATCGGTAGATGTTAGCTTTATCACAGGTAACAGTGAGCAGATAGAGCAGCGGCTGATGCAGGAGAAACTGGACCTGGGAGTAGTGGAGGGAAATTCACATCACCCCCAGATTATGTATGAGCCTTTTTCCAGGGATGAAATTGTGCTGGTAGCCAGAACTGGCAGCAGGCAGTCGCGCAAAGCTGAGATACAGCCTGCAGAGCTGCTTGAGATGCCACTGGTGTTACGGGAACAGGGGTCTGGCACCCGCGATGTGCTGCTGGAGTCCTTGTCTGAGGCAGGATTGCACGCTAAGGACCTGAAAGCAGAACTAATGCTGGAAAGCTCCGAAAGTATAAAACAATACCTTTTACATGCTGATTGTGCTGCGTTTCTTTCTGTGCATTCTGTGGCCCGGGAGCTGCGGCAGCGGGAGTTAACCGTTATAGACATCAAAGGGCTTGAAATTTACCGCACCTTTCAGTTCATCACCCTTCGTGGTCAAAGTTCCTCTTTAGCAGAGCAATTTCGTAAATTCTGCCTACGCCATTATAACCTCAGGTAA
- a CDS encoding MBL fold metallo-hydrolase: MATSASIQLVRNATLVINYAGKKILVDPMLMPKESFDPLAGKARNPMVDLPISIEELTKDLDLVLVTHTHPDHFDQVASQTLDKSIKLFNQPADQEFFQKEGFTNAETVEESKVWNGITIHRTGGEHGSGEILKQMGIVSGFVLQAENQPTLYIVGDSIWIEEIDQAIQKYKPDYIITNSGGAAFPGFESTPILMDEEQTMALIKDSGEARVIAVHMDALDHCRTTRVSLHQKAEELNIGTDKLTIPQDGEVITL, encoded by the coding sequence ATGGCAACAAGTGCAAGTATACAATTAGTTAGGAATGCGACGCTGGTAATAAACTATGCCGGCAAGAAAATATTGGTAGACCCTATGCTGATGCCTAAGGAGTCTTTCGACCCGCTGGCAGGCAAGGCAAGAAACCCGATGGTTGACCTACCTATCTCTATAGAAGAGCTTACAAAAGACCTTGACCTGGTGCTGGTAACGCATACGCACCCTGACCACTTCGACCAGGTGGCTAGCCAGACGCTGGATAAAAGTATAAAACTTTTCAATCAACCTGCCGACCAGGAATTCTTTCAAAAAGAAGGCTTCACCAATGCCGAAACGGTGGAGGAAAGCAAAGTGTGGAACGGCATTACCATTCACAGAACAGGGGGCGAGCATGGCAGCGGTGAGATTTTGAAGCAGATGGGCATTGTTTCTGGCTTTGTACTCCAGGCTGAGAATCAGCCTACGCTATACATCGTGGGCGATAGTATTTGGATAGAAGAAATAGACCAGGCTATTCAGAAGTATAAACCGGATTACATAATCACCAACTCTGGCGGCGCTGCCTTCCCTGGTTTTGAATCAACGCCTATCCTGATGGACGAAGAACAAACCATGGCCTTGATCAAAGATAGCGGAGAAGCCAGAGTGATAGCTGTACACATGGATGCCCTTGATCATTGCCGTACTACAAGGGTTTCGCTACACCAGAAGGCAGAGGAGCTAAACATAGGGACAGATAAGCTCACCATACCTCAGGATGGTGAAGTGATAACGCTTTAG
- a CDS encoding adenylate/guanylate cyclase domain-containing protein encodes MNTRNEYTINLIGDRPVRVQEGQSVLRASLAAGIPHYHVCGGQGKCSTCRILVQEGEELLSSPTRRELELREKMSFPAGIRLACQTKVKGEPVSVQRIIRDDDDLCLYVGTETTEGIKKIGEERELALFFLDIRNFTPFMEFHSPFDVMHMLRRLFRLFQKEIEENSRGKILETGGDSLYAVFGLEEKLPIATQAAVETGLKILEDVKMLNEGYLKPYFNYRAEVGIGLHVGRVIVGNTGLGLNRNLAVMGLPVNIAARLQSATRQLNNSFVVSADAWKLTNPQPLEPPKATIKLKGVQAELDIVMLGKPYE; translated from the coding sequence ATGAACACCAGAAATGAATACACGATAAACCTCATCGGTGATCGCCCGGTGAGGGTACAGGAAGGGCAGTCGGTCTTAAGAGCCTCCCTGGCAGCTGGCATACCGCACTACCATGTATGCGGCGGCCAGGGCAAATGCTCCACCTGCCGCATACTTGTTCAGGAAGGGGAAGAGTTACTCAGCTCACCCACCAGAAGAGAGCTGGAACTAAGGGAGAAGATGAGCTTTCCTGCCGGTATTCGCCTCGCCTGCCAAACAAAGGTGAAGGGGGAGCCTGTTAGTGTTCAACGCATCATCAGGGACGATGATGACCTGTGCCTTTACGTAGGCACCGAAACGACAGAAGGTATAAAGAAAATTGGCGAAGAGCGGGAGCTGGCTCTTTTCTTCCTCGACATCAGGAATTTTACCCCTTTTATGGAGTTTCATTCCCCTTTTGATGTCATGCACATGCTGCGCCGCCTGTTCCGTTTGTTCCAAAAAGAGATTGAGGAAAACAGCCGGGGCAAGATATTGGAAACAGGAGGTGACAGCTTGTACGCCGTGTTTGGCCTCGAAGAAAAGCTTCCGATTGCTACTCAGGCTGCCGTAGAGACCGGACTTAAAATACTGGAGGATGTTAAGATGCTTAACGAAGGCTATCTGAAACCATACTTTAACTACCGTGCGGAAGTGGGCATTGGTCTGCACGTTGGCAGGGTTATAGTAGGAAACACAGGTTTGGGGTTAAACAGGAACCTGGCAGTGATGGGTTTGCCTGTAAACATAGCCGCCCGCCTGCAATCAGCCACTAGGCAACTAAACAACAGCTTTGTAGTTTCTGCCGATGCATGGAAATTAACAAACCCTCAGCCGTTGGAGCCTCCTAAAGCTACTATTAAGCTAAAAGGTGTTCAGGCAGAGCTTGATATCGTAATGCTCGGGAAACCTTATGAGTAA
- a CDS encoding helix-turn-helix domain-containing protein: MRTIKFDKTKCGVEVLLRVGSGEEIKHAYTNTEAYNTDYFEILIFRKAKGHVGLNQQNINLSDNSIVFISPFQKRQWKLDPDHLDFTFLIFQEDFLNDFFADKLFTYRLLYFYQLDYPLSMNVSAEYIHKACSTLTEIHTELKEANPDSEHLIRSLLYYLLLKFNRDYAQHNHLPLDKPENNYAYQFKKLLELHIKEKQRISEYTSLLGISRITLNKAVQAQFNVTATHLLKQRLLFEIKNYLIHSDLTVADIAHELNFSEPNHLMRFFKTQTGQTTSAFLLYYQNGSKSESIGS; the protein is encoded by the coding sequence TTGAGAACAATAAAATTTGATAAAACGAAGTGCGGTGTAGAAGTCCTGCTTCGGGTTGGCTCTGGAGAGGAAATAAAACACGCCTACACCAATACAGAAGCTTACAACACAGATTATTTCGAGATTCTGATTTTCAGAAAAGCGAAAGGGCACGTTGGGTTAAACCAGCAAAATATCAACCTCAGCGATAATTCTATTGTCTTTATTTCCCCCTTCCAGAAACGGCAGTGGAAGCTGGACCCAGACCACCTAGACTTCACGTTTCTTATCTTTCAAGAAGACTTTCTCAACGACTTTTTTGCTGATAAGCTGTTCACGTACCGGCTGCTATACTTTTACCAGTTGGACTACCCGCTAAGCATGAACGTGTCGGCTGAGTACATACATAAAGCCTGCAGCACACTTACCGAAATACACACCGAACTGAAAGAGGCCAACCCGGATAGTGAGCATCTCATCCGCTCCCTCCTCTATTACCTGTTGCTGAAGTTCAACAGGGATTATGCTCAGCACAACCACCTTCCACTTGATAAGCCGGAGAACAACTATGCCTATCAGTTTAAGAAATTGCTGGAGCTACACATTAAGGAGAAGCAGCGAATCAGTGAGTATACTTCGTTGTTGGGTATAAGCAGGATTACACTTAACAAAGCTGTACAGGCTCAGTTTAATGTAACAGCTACACACTTATTAAAACAGCGGCTGCTCTTCGAAATCAAGAATTACCTTATACACTCTGACCTAACGGTAGCCGATATAGCGCATGAGCTTAACTTTTCGGAGCCCAACCACCTGATGCGCTTCTTTAAGACACAGACCGGTCAAACCACTTCTGCTTTCCTGCTGTATTATCAAAATGGTAGCAAGTCAGAAAGCATTGGTAGCTAA
- a CDS encoding DUF2268 domain-containing putative Zn-dependent protease (predicted Zn-dependent protease with a strongly conserved HExxH motif), giving the protein MKHSSDSVSTFQELYLDKASPYFKEFLQLRNFTAKEYVQLVRTMPEFWKTIRSLTEDVQNRKSELQPAFDKLLELYPSFRQPDVCFAIGTLRTGGTTSEGLILIGTEIVAADQTVNLNEFDRNDFMRLVLRNQTGDIIGVVAHEAVHTQQPGGDNADESLLKQTIVEGAADFIASLMLGRITQSKAIYDYGLEHERELWNEFYTDVKNGKAIGDTNWMYDYRTNRPADLAYFIGFRICEAYYNNAKDKKQAIADIILMSDAESFLLKSGYLKKYSS; this is encoded by the coding sequence TTGAAACACTCATCGGATAGTGTTTCAACATTTCAGGAGTTGTACCTGGATAAAGCAAGTCCATACTTCAAGGAGTTCTTGCAGCTAAGAAATTTCACAGCCAAAGAGTATGTTCAGCTGGTGAGAACTATGCCTGAGTTCTGGAAAACAATCAGATCCTTGACCGAAGACGTGCAGAACAGGAAATCCGAACTACAGCCTGCTTTTGATAAGCTTCTTGAACTTTACCCGTCCTTTAGGCAGCCAGACGTGTGTTTTGCCATTGGAACCTTGAGAACAGGTGGCACAACTTCAGAGGGATTGATTCTGATAGGAACTGAGATTGTAGCAGCCGACCAAACTGTTAACCTCAATGAGTTTGACAGGAATGATTTCATGAGGCTTGTCCTAAGAAACCAAACAGGTGACATCATTGGTGTAGTAGCCCACGAAGCTGTTCATACACAGCAGCCAGGTGGAGATAATGCAGATGAATCCCTGCTGAAACAAACTATAGTGGAAGGGGCGGCTGATTTTATCGCCTCCCTGATGTTGGGCAGGATAACGCAAAGCAAAGCCATATATGATTACGGTTTGGAACACGAAAGGGAGTTATGGAACGAATTCTACACAGATGTCAAAAATGGGAAGGCCATCGGCGACACAAATTGGATGTATGACTACCGAACAAACCGACCAGCCGATTTAGCCTATTTCATAGGTTTTAGAATTTGCGAGGCATATTACAACAATGCCAAAGACAAGAAACAAGCTATTGCGGACATTATCTTGATGTCGGATGCCGAAAGCTTTCTGCTAAAGAGTGGCTATTTGAAGAAATACAGTAGCTAA